Proteins from a single region of Hypomesus transpacificus isolate Combined female chromosome 9, fHypTra1, whole genome shotgun sequence:
- the LOC124471621 gene encoding uncharacterized protein LOC124471621: MRNLLTTQNQNCYREQIEKETYTRLAWKSRYSHQFPTAFISRKTRDLGLPKLQLPESSRTRPALPPVLKPGGEKREVPAPVVVQRSLSEAPLMRAVTPQTTADLFQGFSKEGKGRTLYLHRRTQKGPEEKFDYPLLSSWEYGWRLGDYEQDYRSPTNGKSGVVRNTFYARNGIFNFPTATDRLG; the protein is encoded by the exons ATGAGGAACCTGCTGACCACCCAGAACCAGAACTGCTACCGGGAGCAGATAGAGAAGGAGACCTACACACGGCTGGCCTGGAAGAGTCGCTACAGCCACCAGTTCCCCACTGCCTTCATCTCACGCAAGACCAGAGACCTTGGGCTTCCCAAACTTCAACTCCCAGAGTCCTCCAGGAccaggcctgccctccccccGGTCCTGAAGccagggggggagaagagagaggtgccCGCTCCAGTGGTGGTGCAGCGGTCCCTCAGCGAAGCCCCCCTGATGAGAGCGGTGACCCCCCAGACCACGGCAGACCTGTTCCAGGGCTTCTCCAAGGAGGGGAAGGGGCGCACCTTGTACCTGCACAGACGAACCCAGAAAGGCCCAGAGGAGAAGTTTGActatcctctcctgtcctcctgggaATACGGCTGGAGACTGG GTGACTATGAACAGGATTACAGATCTCCCACCAACGGGAAGTCAGGAGTGGTGAGGAACACTTTCTATGCGAGGAATGGGATTTTCAATTTTCCAACAGCGACTGATCGTCTTGGGTAA